The following coding sequences are from one Spea bombifrons isolate aSpeBom1 chromosome 13, aSpeBom1.2.pri, whole genome shotgun sequence window:
- the LOC128470925 gene encoding proprotein convertase subtilisin/kexin type 4-like: MRSIALVFVVTVLIHVIFTLEIYTNSWAVHIPDGSVEAERIAQKFGFINLGQVVLGSDVYHLSHRGVQRKSFSPHWGRNIQLKKEPKVSWFEQQTLRRMEKRQPDMVPTDPLFSLQWYLGKNFHLGIQTAWNRGYTGRGVVVTVVDDGLEKDHPDLALNYDPEASYDFNDNDPDPQPRYNSSHENHHGTRCAGVVAAVANNDICGAGVAYNARIGGVRMLDGITTDIIEAQSLSLNPQHIDIYSASWGPSDDGKVLDGPRVLSSEALYKGILNGRRGLGSIFVWSSGNGGRKDNCNSDGYANSIYTVAVGGVTNHGTVPWYSEPCACKLTSTYSSGGGEEETFITTDIRHRCTDQHSGTSAATPLAAGILALALEANPALTWRDIQHIVVRASSPAHLMADDWVINGVGRKVSHFFGYGLLHAGRVVELAETWETTQPQRKCLITIVSTPKKVHSDLILTYNVTACSGSPNHITSLEHVQAKMSLSYSRRGDLEIYLTSPMGTRSVLMGKRPHDNSTDGYRDWSFMTTQSWDENPLGLWTLEFRNRGSYANHGFLSHVTLILYGTDEHMMSRKIKKSVVRKCLRRDRNGSCIECLAPYYTFGKLCLSYCPAKYFKSTQRAEVSEPSSFHLVRSCAACHPSCFTCKGSSANNCTSCSPLYEYNGKDNSCVRSASPSVDFQNASFIRIPQTTLVAVIMSAAIMVMVMGALMVFIHWYLGKRSRVDPSPV, from the coding sequence ATGAGGAGCATAGCTCTGGTTTTCGTTGTTACTGTTCTGATCCATGTGATCTTTACTTTGGAGATTTACACAAATAGCTGGGCTGTGCACATACCCGATGGCTCTGTAGAGGCAGAACGTATTGCACAGAAATTCGGTTTCATCAACCTTGGGCAGGTGGTGCTTGGCAGTGATGTCTACCATCTATCTCATCGTGGCGTTCAAAGGAAATCCTTCAGCCCTCACTGGGGTAGAAATATTCAACTGAAAAAAGAACCCAAGGTTAGCTGGTTTGAGCAGCAGACGCTGAGGAGAATGGAGAAAAGACAGCCTGATATGGTTCCCACAGACCCCCTCTTCAGCTTGCAGTGGTACCTGGGTAAAAATTTTCACTTAGGCATCCAGACTGCTTGGAACCGTGGATATACCGGACGAGGCGTGGTGGTGACCGTTGTGGATGATGGGCTTGAAAAGGACCACCCCGATCTCGCATTAAACTATGATCCGGAAGCGAGTTATGATTTTAATGACAATGATCCTGACCCTCAGCCCCGATATAACTCATCTCATGAGAACCACCACGGGACCCGCTGTGCAGGCGTGGTGGCTGCGGTTGCCAATAATGATATCTGCGGCGCTGGAGTAGCATACAACGCTAGAATAGGAGGTGTGCGAATGCTGGATGGGATAACCACAGACATTATTGAAGCTCAGTCGTTGAGTTTGAACCCACAGCATATTGACATTTATAGCGCCAGCTGGGGTCCCTCTGATGATGGAAAGGTACTGGATGGACCAAGAGTGTTGTCTTCTGAGGCTCTTTACAAAGGAATACTAAATGGCCGCCGTGGCCTTGGATCTATCTTTGTTTGGTCATCTGGAAACGGTGGCAGGAAAGACAACTGCAACAGTGACGGCTACGCCAACAGTATCTACACTGTTGCTGTTGGGGGTGTCACAAATCATGGAACAGTCCCTTGGTACAGTGAGCCGTGTGCATGCAAACTTACAAGCACTTACAGCAGCGGTGGTGGTGAGGAAGAGACTTTTATCACCACTGATATACGCCACAGGTGTACAGATCAACACAGCGGGACTTCAGCCGCCACTCCACTTGCTGCCGGGATCCTTGCTTTGGCATTGGAGGCAAACCCAGCTCTTACATGGAGGGATATACAACATATCGTGGTAAGAGCGTCCAGTCCTGCCCACCTAATGGCTGACGATTGGGTCATAAATGGAGTGGGAAGAAAAGTGAGCCACTTTTTCGGCTACGGACTCTTGCATGCTGGACGAgtagtggagctggctgaaacaTGGGAGACAACGCAGCCTCAAAGAAAGTGCCTCATAACAATTGTGAGCACCCCCAAAAAAGTGCATTCAGATCTGATTTTGACTTACAATGTCACTGCCTGTTCTGGGTCCCCCAATCACATAACATCCCTTGAGCATGTCCAAGCAAAAATGTCCCTCAGCTACAGTCGCAGAGGTGACCTGGAAATCTATCTTACCAGTCCTATGGGCACCCGTTCTGTGCTGATGGGCAAGAGACCACATGATAACAGCACTGATGGGTACAGAGATTGGTCCTTCATGACCACACAATCTTGGGATGAAAATCCATTGGGCCTTTGGACTTTAGAATTTAGGAACAGAGGAAGCTACGCCAACCACGGATTTCTAAGTCACGTCACGTTGATTTTGTACGGGACAGATGAACACATGATGTCCAGGAAAATCAAGAAGTCTGTCGTGAGAAAGTGTCTGAGGCGGGATAGAAATGGGTCGTGCATAGAATGTTTGGCACCATATTATACCTTTGGAAAGCTCTGTCTATCTTACTGCCCTGCCAAATACTTTAAGTCTACGCAGAGAGCGGAGGTGTCAGAGCCCAGCAGCTTTCACCTTGTTCGTTCTTGTGCCGCTTGCCACCCATCCTGCTTTACGTGTAAAGGGTCGTCTGCCAATAATTGCACTTCCTGTTCCCCTTTATACGAATATAATGGAAAAGACAACTCATGCGTAAGATCTGCCTCCCCAAGTGTAGACTTCCAGAACGCCTCATTCATCCGGATCCCTCAAACAACATTAGTGGCAGTGATAATGAGTGCGGCCATTATGGTAATGGTTATGGGAGCGCTGATGGTTTTCATTCACTGGTATCTAGGAAAAAGATCACGAGTAGACCCCAGTCCCGTCTGA